A genomic segment from Paralichthys olivaceus isolate ysfri-2021 chromosome 22, ASM2471397v2, whole genome shotgun sequence encodes:
- the msantd1 gene encoding myb/SANT-like DNA-binding domain-containing protein 1 — protein sequence MSSEDFSYLMPGHSEKHRRAPNWTDGEMKALLYVWDEHHNELKMSKRNAKVYEKMSQRFFQLTGEQRFKEEIKMKITNMSFQYRRLKSTIAENGEMPDWPYFKSIEKILSKPLENGRVNSVEFVASTAGPSTSSQSTDNLVAPSEEGMMGFLPEYTGSSDEMEIKQELESLSSDSDNTQGSSSRPISAKKRHANKHLSMKRKKLRVMQAMLQQQRRSSRAIEETCREVRRAMHQQNLLQVQCLQLQERMMNLLEKLIQPPSATSWRQSGNQDPGNP from the exons ATGTCATCAGAGGATTTCAGCTACCTGATGCCAGGCCACAGTGAGAAACACAGACGGGCCCCGAACTGGACCGATGGTGAAATGAAGGCCCTCCTCTACGTGTGGGACGAACACCACAACGAACTGAAAATGAGCAAGAGGAACGCCAAGGTTTACGAGAAGATGTCGCAGAGGTTTTTCCAGCTGACCGGGGAGCAGCGTTTCAAAGAGGAGATCAAGATGAAAATCACCAACATGTCCTTCCAGTACAG GCGACTGAAATCCACAATTGCAGAAAACGGGGAGATGCCGGACTGGCCGTACTTTAAATCCATTGAGAAGATCCTCTCCAAGCCGCTGGAGAATGGGCGCGTGAACTCTGTGGAGTTTGTGGCCTCCACTGCGGgcccctccacttcctcccagtcGACAGACAACCTGGTGGCCCCGTCAGAGGAGGGCATGATGGGATTCCTGCCAGAGTACACAGGCTCCTCAGATGAGATGGAGATAAAGCAAGAGCTGGAGTCGTTGAGCTCTGACAGTGACAACACACAGGGATCCag TTCCCGTCCTATTTCAGCGAAGAAGAGGCACGCCAACAAGCATCTTTccatgaagaggaagaagctgcGGGTAATGCAGGCCATGCTGCAGCAACAAAGGCGGTCGAGCCGAGCTATCGAAGAGACGTGCAGGGAGGTCCGTCGAGCCATGCACCAACAGAACCTTCTCCAGGTGCagtgtctgcagctgcaggagcgTATGATGAACCTCCTGGAGAAGTTGATCCAGCCGCCCTCCGCCACGTCATGGCGTCAGAGTGGAAACCAGGACCCAGGGAACCCATGA
- the dtx4a gene encoding E3 ubiquitin-protein ligase DTX4a, translating to MLLASAVVVWEWLNEHGRWRPYSPAVCHHIEAVIRSDPRCGSVVLGQVDSRLSPYIIDLHSMHQFRQDTGTLRAVRRSFYDPTSAPGQGWLWEWENDAGSWTAYDTDVGIAIQAARDRQQPWLDLAPLGFCYLIDFESMTQINGQTQRCRRIQRRSDLAYPLVSGPLPKSHHAWGPASMPSHGGLLGVDVSGVGMGLRMSSSGNGNGSAYPSGALPASAITSLGQPCACQQCMLVLSVKAGTMSTTHTLGRRPPLTKPPSPKISSHPVPGGSYSLTLPRPPTLSRSLSPNRTSIVGATGGFSVGGMGGPGGVSIVGGSGISNANFGFGGGFTHSLSLLGSATAALSISSTRPPPPPLPPPPPPPPPPATSLSSIATSAPHPSASLSISCPVPTAPTAGTTLISTAASTCTPSPSARVLGPVSTSGAAACAAPLPPRSSLAGLSRPALQRIAMAQSRALIASGVPTVPVKNLNGSSPVHPALAGITGILMSAAGLPVCLTRPPKLVLHPPPVSKSDIKPVPGLGHCCRKTTKKQARKGKTPEEVVKRYLQKVRNPPEEDCTICMEALAGPSGYKGPGVGGISRAESVGRLAQCGHQYHLQCLVAMYNNGNKDGSLQCPTCKTIYGVKTGNQPPGKMEYHVIPHSLPGHPDCKTIRIIYNIPPGIQGPEHPNPGKPFTARGFPRHCYLPDSEKGRKVLRLLLVAWDRRLIFSVGTSSTTGESDTVIWNEVHHKTEFGSNLTGHGYPDPGHLDNVLEELKAQGITEEECLPRD from the exons ATGTTACTAGCGTCCGCCGTTGTGGTCTGGGAATGGCTGAACGAGCACGGACGCTGGCGGCCCTACAGCCCGGCTGTCTGTCACCACATCGAGGCAGTCATCCGGAGCGACCCGCGCTGTGGTAGCGTCGTCCTCGGCCAGGTGGACTCTCGCCTCTCGCCCTACATCATCGATTTGCATTCCATGCACCAGTTCCGACAAGacacag GTACCCTTCGAGCGGTACGACGTAGCTTCTACGACCCCACCTCAGCGCCAGGCCAAGGCTGGTTGTGGGAGTGGGAGAACGACGCTGGCAGTTGGACGGCGTACGACACAGACGTGGGCATCGCCATCCAGGCGGCACGAGATCGTCAGCAGCCCTGGCTGGACCTGGCGCCGCTGGGTTTCTGCTACCTTATTGACTTCGAAAGCATGACCCAAATAAACGGGCAGACGCAACGCTGCCGGCGCATCCAGCGTCGCTCTGACCTGGCTTACCCGTTGGTGTCCGGGCCCCTGCCCAAATCCCATCATGCCTGGGGGCCGGCGTCAATGCCCAGCCACGGAGGACTGCTCGGTGTGGACGTGTCTGGAGTGGGTATGGGGCTCAGGATGAGCAGCAGTGGGAATGGGAACGGGAGTGCGTACCCTAGCGGCGCTCTCCCTGCTTCAGCCATCACCTCTCTGGGACAGCCCTGCGCCTGTCAGCAGTGTATGCTGGTGCTGAGTGTCAAAGCGGGCACCATGTCAACCACTCACACTCTGGGTCGAAGACCACCACTGACCAAACCACCCAGTCCCAAAATCAGCAGCCACCCTGTCCCAGGAGGGTCGTATTCACTGACCCTTCCTCGGCCACCTACCCTGTCCCGATCACTTTCCCCAAACAGGACGTCTATAGTTGGGGCGACAGGGGGCTTCAGTGTGGGTGGTATGGGTGGTCCTGGAGGTGTGAGCATCGTCGGGGGCAGCGGCATCAGCAATGCCAACTTCGGCTTTGGAGGAGGCTTCACTcactctctttccctcctcggCTCGGCCACCGCAgccctctccatctcctccaccaggccccctcctccacctctgcccccacccccgcctcctccaccaccaccagccacCTCGTTGTCATCTATCGCCACCTCTGCCCCTCACCCTTCTGCCTCGCTCTCCATTTCCTGTCCTGTCCCCACAGCGCCCACAGCGGGCACCACACTCATCTCTACGGCTGCCTCCACCTGCACGCCCTCGCCTTCTGCCCGCGTCCTGGGCCCAGTGTCTACATCCGGTGCTGCTGCCTGCGCAGCGCCTCTGCCGCCCCGGTCCAGCCTAGCAGGGCTGAGCCGACCGGCACTGCAGCGTATCGCCATGGCTCAGTCACGCGCCCTCATTGCCTCTGG tgtgCCAACAGTTCCAGTGAAGAACCTAAATGGATCTAGCCCTGTGCACCCTGCACTGGCAG GCATCACAGGCATCCTGATGAGCGCAGCAGGGCTTCCCGTCTGCCTGACCCGCCCGCCCAAGCTGGTGCTTCATCCTCCACCCGTCAGCAAGAGCGACATCAAGCCTGTGCCCGGTCTGGGCCACTGCTGCCGCAAGACCACCAAGAAGCAGGCCCGTAAAG gCAAGACCCCTGAGGAGGTGGTGAAGCGGTACCTTCAGAAAGTTCGTAATCCTCCAGAAGAG GACTGCACCATCTGCATGGAGGCCCTGGCAGGACCGTCAGGCTATAAGGGCCCCGGTGTGGGCGGCATCTCCCGGGCTGAATCGGTGGGCCGTCTTGCACAGTGTGGCCATCAGTACCACCTCCAGTGCCTCGTCGCCATGTACAACAATGGCAACAAGGACGGCAGCCTGCAGTGCCCCACCTGCAAAACCATTTACGGAGTCAAGACTGGCAACCAGCCCCCGGGCAAGATGGAGTACCACGTCATCCCACACTCACTGCCCGGCCACCCGGACTGTAAAACCATCCGGATCATTTACAACATCCCTCCTGGCATCCAG GGCCCAGAGCATCCAAATCCCGGCAAACCCTTCACTGCCCGTGGGTTCCCCAGACACTGCTACCTCCCCGACAGTGAGAAGGGACGCAAG GTTCTGAGGCTGCTCCTGGTAGCGTGGGACCGCCGGCTCATCTTCTCCGTCGGGACGTCCAGCACCACCGGTGAGTCTGACACAGTCATCTGGAACGAGGTGCACCACAAGACGGAGTTTGGTTCCAACCTGACTGGCCACGGCTACCCTGACCCCGGCCACTTGGACAAtgtcctggaggagctgaaggctCAGGgcatcacagaggaggagtgTCTACCCAGAGACTGA